From the Sphingomonas phyllosphaerae 5.2 genome, one window contains:
- the radA gene encoding DNA repair protein RadA: protein MAKVQKRFVCQACGSVSHRWQGQCADCSEWNTLVEEAPVSATPFQAKHNLQGGGRMISLTALDAEAVLPDRLPFGMAEFDRALGGGLVAGSATLIGGDPGIGKSTLLLQAAAALARAGHDVAYVSGEEASDQVRLRARRLGLGDAPVRLAAATSTRDILTTLGQGTPPRLLVIDSIQTMHSDLIEGAPGTVSQVRASSQELIRFAKERGTAVVLVGHVTKDGTIAGPRVLEHMVDTVLSFEGERSHQYRILRSLKNRFGGTDEIGVFAMAGDGLVEVSNPSALFLTQREEGVTGATVFPALEGTRPVLVEIQALVVRLASGATPRRAVVGWDSGRLAMILAVLEARCGLSFSTCEVYLNVAGGYRIQDPAADLAVAAALVSALSERPVPADAVAFGEIALSGELRPVAHAPLRLKEAAKLGFERALLPAAVEKGAMRQSAFRTLGQFVDHMLGRG from the coding sequence ATGGCCAAGGTTCAAAAGAGATTTGTCTGCCAGGCGTGTGGATCTGTCAGCCATCGCTGGCAGGGGCAATGCGCCGATTGCAGCGAGTGGAACACGCTGGTCGAGGAAGCGCCGGTTTCCGCTACGCCGTTTCAGGCCAAGCATAATCTGCAAGGTGGCGGGCGGATGATCTCGCTGACCGCGCTGGACGCAGAGGCGGTATTGCCGGACCGGCTGCCGTTCGGGATGGCGGAGTTCGACCGCGCACTGGGTGGCGGTCTGGTCGCGGGCTCTGCGACCCTGATCGGCGGCGATCCGGGAATCGGCAAATCGACGCTGCTGCTGCAGGCGGCGGCGGCCCTGGCCCGTGCGGGGCATGACGTGGCCTATGTTTCCGGAGAGGAAGCGTCGGATCAGGTGCGGTTGCGCGCGCGGCGGCTTGGACTGGGCGACGCACCCGTGCGGCTGGCTGCGGCGACCTCGACACGCGACATCCTGACGACGTTGGGGCAGGGGACGCCGCCGCGCCTGCTGGTGATCGACTCGATCCAGACGATGCACTCCGACCTCATCGAAGGTGCGCCGGGCACGGTGAGCCAGGTACGCGCGTCCTCGCAGGAGTTGATCCGCTTCGCCAAGGAACGCGGCACCGCCGTCGTGCTGGTCGGGCACGTCACCAAGGACGGAACGATCGCGGGCCCGCGCGTGCTGGAGCATATGGTCGACACCGTGCTCAGCTTCGAGGGCGAACGCAGCCATCAATATCGCATCCTGCGGAGCCTGAAAAACCGCTTCGGTGGCACCGACGAGATCGGCGTCTTCGCGATGGCGGGCGATGGTCTGGTCGAGGTTTCAAATCCATCCGCGCTGTTCCTGACGCAGCGTGAAGAGGGCGTAACGGGGGCTACGGTTTTTCCGGCGCTGGAGGGGACGCGACCCGTGCTGGTCGAGATCCAGGCATTGGTCGTCCGGCTGGCGAGCGGGGCGACGCCGCGGCGGGCGGTGGTCGGCTGGGATTCGGGCCGGCTCGCGATGATCCTGGCGGTGCTCGAGGCGCGCTGCGGGCTGAGTTTCTCGACGTGCGAAGTGTATCTGAACGTCGCCGGCGGGTATCGCATCCAGGATCCGGCGGCCGATCTGGCGGTCGCGGCAGCGTTGGTTTCGGCGTTGAGCGAGCGACCGGTTCCGGCGGACGCTGTGGCATTCGGTGAAATCGCGCTGTCAGGTGAGTTGCGACCGGTCGCGCACGCCCCGTTGCGGCTGAAAGAGGCGGCGAAGCTGGGGTTCGAGCGTGCGTTGCTACCAGCCGCGGTGGAGAAGGGCGCAATGCGGCAGTCGGCGTTCCGGACGCTGGGGCAGTTCGTCGATCATATGCTCGGCCGCGGCTGA